The Ananas comosus cultivar F153 linkage group 2, ASM154086v1, whole genome shotgun sequence genome contains a region encoding:
- the LOC109706735 gene encoding RING-H2 finger protein ATL48-like, with translation MEKMGAADSQIEDLLAQKKRVKNPLVPIGALLTAGVLTAGLISFRQGNSHLGQKLMRARVVVQGATVALMVGSAYYYGEHFRGSKK, from the exons ATGGAGAAGATGGGGGCCGCCGACTCCCAAATCGAAGATCTCCTCGCTCAGAAGAAGCGCGTCAAGAACCCTCTCGTCCCCATCG GTGCACTTTTAACTGCTGGTGTCCTCACAGCCGGTCTAATCAGCTTTAGGCAAGGGAATTCTCACTTAGGTCAGAAGCTGATGAGGGCTCGTGTCGTAGTTCAGGGTGCAACAGTTGCTTTAATGGTTGGGAGTGCTTACTACTACGGGGAACACTTTAGGGgatcaaagaaataa